GGTAGGCCGTGGCCACCGCGTCGGCGAGGATCGCGCCGTGCTCGAAGGAGACCTGCGCCGGGAGCGGGAGCACGCACGCGGCGGGCACCGCGATCTTCTCCGCGAAGGTGCCGTCGCGCGCCATCCCGAAGATCCGGGCCTCGGGGCAGAGCCCGAGGTGGCCGGCCTCGCAGGCGGCGCAGGCGCCGCAGGTCTCGCTCGGGAGCAGGAGCACGCGCGCGCCCGGGGCCACGCCCGAGACCTCCGCCCCCACCGCTTCGACGACGCCCGCGCCCTCGTGGCCCATGACGACGGGCAGCGCGGGCACGGGCAGGCGGCCGTGCGCCGCGTGCAGATCGGTGCCGCACAGGCCCGCGGCGCGCACCGCCACGAGGAGCTGGCCGCGCCCGAGCGCGGGCTCCGGCACCTCCTCGACCTGCACCACCGGTCCCGCGTGGAGACGCACTGCCTGCATGCCCTGCCCCGCCTTTCACTCGGCGCCGTGGACGCCGCTCGCCTCGCCCTTCCAGTAGGGCTCGCGCAGCGCGCGCCGCAGGATCTTCCCGACGCCGCTCTTCGGAAGCTCGGCCCGCAGCTCGATCGCCTTCGGCACCTTGAAACGCGCGAGGCGCGCCTTGCAGAAGGCGAGCAGCTCCTCGGGCGTCGCGCGCGCCGCGGGCCGGAGCGTCACGGCGGCGCGGATCGCCTCGCCCCACTTCGGGTCGGGGACCGCGAAGACGGCACACTCGGCCACGGCGGGGTGCTCGGCGAGCGCCGCCTCGACCTCGGCCGGATAGACGTTGAAGCCGCCCGTGATGATCTTGTCCTCCTTGCGGTCGGCGAGGAAGACGTAGCCCGCTTCGTCCATGCGCCCGAGGTCGCCGGTGCGCAGCCAGCCGTCGGAGAGCCGCTCGCGGTCGAGGGCGGGGCGCTTCCAGAAGCCCGGCGTCGTCCAGGGCGCGCACACGCAGATCTCGCCCACCTCGCCGGGCGCGAGCGTGCGCCCGTCCTCGCTCCGGATCCGCACCTGCGCGAAGGCGCTGCATTCGCGCCCCACGGAGGCGAGCCGCTCGCCGCCCGCTTCGAGGGCGGCCAGGTGCTCGGCGGGGCCCATCCAGGTGTTGAGCCCGTAGGCCTCGGTCTGCCCGAAGCCCGTGTGGAGGACGGGCCCGAGGCGCTCGAGCGAGCGGCGCACGAGCGCAGGCGAGGCGGGGGCCCCGGCATACACGACCGCGCGCAGGCTCGAGAGGTCCGCGCCCGGGGCGTCGGGGTGGTCGAGGAGCATCCGCAGCAGCGTCGGGATCGCGAGCACGAGCGTGACGCGGTGCTGCGCGATCGCGCCGAGCGTGGCCTTCGGGTCGGGGCCCGGGAGGATCACGAGCGTCGCGCCCGCGATCCAGCAGGCGTCCATCGCGCGCCCGCCGAAGTGGCTGAGCGCGAGCTGGCCGAGCAGGCGATCCTCGGGCCCGATCGCGAAGAGGCCCGCCCAGGCCCCCATCGCCGCCGAGACGCTCGCGTAGCTGTGGGTGACGCCCTTCGGGTGTCCCGTCGTGCCGGAGGTGTAGAGGATCTGGGCGAGCGCGCCCGGCGCGCGGTCGATCGCGAGCGGCTCGGCGGACTCGCGATCGGCGAGCGCGGCGAGGTCGCCGGCGCCCTCGCCCGCTCCGAGCGCGAGCACGGCGGCCCGCGCGCCGGCCGCCTGGCGCGCGCGCGCGATCGCCCCGGCGTCGAGCGCGACGACGAAGCGCGCCTCGGCGTCCTCCACCAGGAAGGCGTGCTCGGGGCCCGTGAGGGCGCCGAGGAGCGGCACGAGCACGCCGCCCGCGCGCGCGACGGCGATCACCGTCTCGACGTACTCGATCCGGTTCTCCTGCAGGACGGCGACCCGCTCGCCCGGCCCGAGGCCGAGGCGGACGAGCGCCCGCGCCAGGCGCGTCGCGCGCTCGTCGAGCTCGCGGTAGCTCCGCCGGCGCTCGCCGTCCACGAGCGCCGTGCGCTCGGGCCAGCGCTGCGCGGCGCGCGCCGGGTAGTGCGCGTAGGGATGGATCACGGCGGGCCCCCGCGGCGGCCCTTCGGGAGGTGCCGCTCCGGCGGGCCCGCGTAGTGCGCGCCGAGGGCGTCGGGGATGATCCGGAGCGGGACGCCCTCGCGGATCTCCTCGACGACGTGCGCGAGGAGCGCCATCCCGTAGCCGAGCGCGCCGAGGCCACCGATCGCGAGCGGGTCGAAGCCGAGGTCCGCGAGCAGCGCGCCGAGGGCGCCGGCGAGGTTCACCGGGATCGGGCGGCCCTTGCGCCGCGCGAGCTCGACCTCGATCGCGTCGAGCACCCGCCCGTGCGCGCGCCAGCCGTCGTGCTCGCGCGCGAGCCGGCGCACGGCCTCCGCGCGCGGCTCGGCCGCCTTGTGGAGGGGATGGCCGAGGCCCGGGACGGCCCCGCGCCTCTCGAGCCAGGCCTCGATCGCGCGCGCGGCCGCCGCCGCGTCGTCGGCGAGATGCCAGCCCACCGCCTCGATCAGCATCTCGGCCGGCTCCTGCGGCGAGCCCGTGACCGAGCCGCTCGCGAGGAGCCCGCTCGCGAGCGCCGGCACGGCCGAATCGGGGAACGCGGAGGCCGTGAAGCGCGCGGCGCAGGCGGCCGAGCTGACGAGCTGCTGGTCCATGCCGGCACGCAGGGCGAGGTCGAAGAGCGCCCTCTCGCGCGCGTCCGGGAGCTCGCCGCGCAGGAGCAGGAAGGCCGATTCGGTGTAGGAGAGCCCCGCGATCAGCTCCTCGACCGGGTAGCCGCGCACCCGGATCCGGCCGCTCTCGGCGCGGCTGATGCGGGTCGTCCAGTAGTCGCTCCAGTCGCCGGAGGCGACGTACTCGCCGATGTGTCGGCGCCGGGGGGTCGGCATCGCGCTATCTCCCCTTCCACTCGGGCTTGCGCTTCTCGAGGAAGGCGCGCGGGCCCTCCTGGGCGTCCTCGCTCTGGCGCACCGGCTCGGCGAGGAGCTGCTCGAGGCGCAGGCCCTCCTCGAGCGCGAGGTCGAGGCCGCGCCAGACGGCGGCCCGGGCCGCGCGCACCGCGAGCGGGGCGTTGTCGGCGATGGCGCCGGCGAGGGCCCGGGCCTGCGCGAGGAGCTCCGCGGGCGGGACGACGCGGCTCACGAGCCCGATCCGCAGGGCCTCGGCGGCGTCGATGCGCCGGCCCGTCAGGATGAGGTCGAGCGCGCGCTCGGGCCCGACGAGGCGCGGGAGGCGCTGCGTCCCCCCGGCGCCGGGGACGATCCCGCGCGTCACCTCGGGCAGGCCGAAGCTCGCGTGCTCGGCGGCGATGCGCAGGTCGCAGGCGAGCGCGAGCTCGAGCCCGCCGGCCAGGCAGTGGCCGTTCACGGCCGCGAGGACCGGCTTGTCGATCGCGAGGTTCCGCGTGAGCCCGCCGAGCCCCGGCTCCTGCTCCGCGCGGCGCAGGCGCTGCGCGGGCGTCTGGCTGCGGTAGAACGCGCCGACCCCGCGCAGGTCGGCGCCCGCGCAGAAGGAGCGCTCGCCGGCCCCGGTCAGGATCGCGACGCGCAGCTCGTCGTCGTCGCGGAAGCGGATCCAGGCCTCGGCGAGCGCGCGGCTCGTCTCGGGGTCGAGCGCGTTGTGGACCTCCGGGCGGTCGATCGTCAGGATCGCGAGCGGGCCTTCGCGCTCGAAGCGGATCGTCACGGGCGCTCCCCTTCGCCCGGCGCCGGCTCGAAGCGCGGGAGCACGAGCTCGCCGACCTCGTCGAAGCGCACCCGCACCGGCAGGTCCACGCGGGCCGCCTCGGGCGCACAGCCCACCAGGTTCGACACGAGGCGCGCGCCCTCCTCGAGCTCCACGAGCGCGACGACGTAGGGGGCGGGCAGCGCGGGGTCGTAGGTCCGCCGGTACACCGCAAAGCTCCACACGCGGCCGCGCCCCGAGGCGCGCCGCCAGGCGAGCCGCCGGCTCCAGCAGCGCGGGCAGCAGGGCCCGGGCGGGAGGAAGGCGTGGCCGCAGGCCTCGCAGCGCGACACCACGAGCTCGCGCCGGCGGCACGCCTCCCAGAAGGGCCGCGTGAGCGGGTCCGGCCGCGGCAGCGGGGGCGCGCCGGCCATCGCGCTCAGCGCCCCAGCACGAGGGTGGCGTGGGTGTTCATCCCGAGGCCGTGGCCCGAGACGAGCGCCACCTCGGCGTCCGGGACCTGGCGGCCCTCCGCCTCGCCGCGGAGCTGGCGCACCGCCTCGATCACGTGGAGCATGCCGCCGCCGTAGCCCTCGGCGAGGAGCCCGCCGCTCGGGTTCAGGGGCAGGCTCCCGCCCGGCCCGATGCGCCCGCCCTCGACGAAGGCGCCCGACTCGCCCTTCTTGCAGAAGCCGTAGTCCTCGAGCTGGAGGAGCACCACGATCGTGAAGCAGTCGTAGAGGAGCGCCACGTCGACGTCCGCGACGCCGAGGCCCGCGCGCGCGAGGGCGCGCGGCCCGCAGCGCGCCGCGGGAAGGGTCTCGAAGTGCTCCGGCGACGTGTAGGTCGCGAGGCGGTGCGCCTGCGCGTGGCCGAGGATGCGGGCCGCCGGCCGCCCGAGGTCGCGCGCGCGCTCGGCGGTCGTCACCACCACGGCCGCGGCGCCGTCGGAGACGAGGCAGCAGTCGAGGCGGCGCAGGGGCTCGACCACCGGCTCGGAGTCCAGGTAGTCGTCGATCGTGATCGGCTGGCGCAGCTGCGCGTGGGGCGTGCGGGCCGCGTGCGCGCGCGCGGCCACGGCCACCGCCCCGAGCTGCTCGGGGCGGGTGCCGTAGCGGTGCAGGTGGCGGCGCGCCGCGAGCGCGTGGAGCCCCACCGCGCCGAAGAAACCGAAGGCCGCCTCGTCGCCGCGCCCGTAGCCGTAGGAGCCGGGGCTCGAGAGGGCGCTGTCGCCGTAGACGCACAGGCACACCGAGCACAGGCCCGCTTCCACGGCGAGCGCCGCGCGTTCGACGATCGCGACGCTCCCGGCCCCGCCGAGGAGCTCCGAGCCCGCGAAGTCGGGGGCGAGGCCGAGCTGGGCGCCGAGGCGGAGGAAGTGGGGCGTGATGCCGTCGAGGATCCCCTGCGCCGGGCCCGGGTCGGTGAGGAGGCCGTCCACGTCCGCCGGCTCGAGCCCTGCGTCGGCGACGGCGCCAGCCGCCGCCTCCGCCTCGAGCTCCCAGGCCGTGCGCCCCGCGAGCTTCCCGAAGGCCGTGTGCCCGACGCCCGCGATCACGGCGCGCCGGCTCACGCGCGCGCTGCCGCCGGCATGCGCCGCTTGGCGATGATCTCGCGCATGATCTCGCTCGTCCCCGCGCCGATCCCCCAGTTCTGCACGCCGCGCGTCGCGCGCGCGACGTAGCTCTCCTTCATGAAGCCGTAGCCGCCGAGGGCGTGCGCGCAGTCGAGCAGCAGGCGGCGCACGAGCCCGGCGCCGTAGAGCTTCGCCATGCTGACGCCCACCTCGCCCTCGGGATCGCGCGCGGCGAGCTGCCCGGCGGCGCGGTAGGTGAGGAGCTCCGAGGCCTCGAGCTCCGTCATGTGGTCCGCCATGCGATGGCGCCAGGCCTGCATCGAGGCGATCGGCTGCCCGAAGGCGCGGCGCTCCGCCAGGTAGGCGAGCGTCTCCTCGAGCACGTCGCGGCAGAGCGCGTTCATCATCGTCGCGAGCACCAGGCGCTCGCCCTGGAAGGCGCCCATGATGTAGCGGAAGCCGTGGCCCTCCTGGCCGATCAGGTTCCGGCGCGGGATGCGCACGTCGTCGAAGAAGAGCTCGGCCGTGTCGCTCGACTCGAGGTCGACCTTCTCGAGCCGCCGGCCCACCGAGAAGCCCCGGGCGTCGGTCGGGCAGACCAGGAGGCTCACGCCGCCGGGGCCGGGCTCGCCGGTGCGCACCGCGAGCGTCACGAAGTGGGCGCGCGCGCCGTTCGAGATGAAGATCTTCGAGCCACGCACGACGTAGTCGTCGCCGTCGCGCTTGGCGCTCGTCCGGAGCGACCCGACGTCGGAGCCGCCGCCGGGCTCGGTCACGCCGAGCGCGGCGATCCGCTCGCCGCGGATCGCGGGCACGAGCCACTCGCGGCGCAGCTCGTCGCTCCCGTGGGCGTGGATCACGGAGGTCGCCATCTCGCACTGCACGAGGAGCCCCACGACGCAGCCGAGATCGCGGCCGCGCACGAGCTCCTCGACGAGGATCACCGTGTACCAGTAGTCGAGCCCGCTCCCGCCCCACGCCGGATCGAAGCGCACGCCGAGCAGGCCGAGCTGGCCGGCCTCGCGGAAGAGCGCGTCGGGGAAGTGGCCGTCGGCCTGCCAGCGCTCGGCGTGCGGCCGGATCCGCTCGGCCGCGAAGCTCCGCACGGTCCGGCGGAAGGCCTCGTGCTCCTCGCTCCATTCGGGAAACGCCACCGCGTGGACCTCCCGCTACCGGCGCCGGCCGCGCGGCGCCGCCTCGCTCGCGATGCCGCGCGAGAAGACGTCGTCCATGACCGACATGATCTCGTCGAAGTCGTAGTCGCCGATCCCGGACGCCTCGCGTTCGACGAGGAAGCTCCCGAGGTGGAACATCAGGTAGGCGACCCGCTCGGGGTCGACGGCGCGCAGCGAGCCCTCCGCAACGCCCTGCTCGAGGACCTGGCGCAGGAGATCGACGATGCGCCGCTCCTGGTCGCGGGTGAAGGCGTGGGCGACGGGCTCGAGCGTCATCTCGGCGTCGCCGGCCAGGGCGAGGCGCATCACGTGGTTGCGCGCGTAGGTGCGGCGCGTGATCTCGACGATCCGGCGGATCTTGCGCCGCGCGTTGCCTTCGGCTTCGAGCACGGCCGAGGCCTCGCGGATGAAGGCCTCCGCGTCCTGCTCGAGGAGGCTCCGGTAGAGGTCCTCCTTGTTGCGGAAGTGCGCGTAGAGGGTCGTGCGCGAGCAGCCGGCCTCGCGCGCCACCTCGTCGACCGTCGTCTTGCGCGGCCCGAAGCGGAGGAAGCGGCGGCGCGCGGCCTCCAGGATGGCGTCGCGGGTGCGGCCCGGAGCGTCGGCGGCGGCGTGGTCGCTCATCGGAGGGGCAAGTTAACAGTTGACGTCTTTTTGTCAAGTTGATAGAAAGGAAGGCCTGGACCCCGTGGCCCCGAGGCCGAGCGAAGGAGATGCGATGCCCGAGACCGTCCGCGCGATCGACGCCTGGGCCACCCTGGTGCGGCCCGGCACCCTCGACCGCTGGCCCGCCGAGTTCCTCTCCATCTTCCGGCGCTACGGGACGCTGCCGCTCTTCGAGCGCGGCATGACGGTCGAGGAGATCCTCGACGAGATGGATGCCGCGGGCGTCGAGCGGCTGCTGCTCTCGGCCTTCGGCTACGGCAACCACCACATCATCACGAACGAGGAGGTCGCCGAGATCTGCGGCAAGCACCCCGACCGCTTCACGGGCGTCGGGACCGTCGACCCGCGCGGCAAGCCGATGGACGTGGTGCGCCAGATCGAACGGCTCGCGACCGGGCTCGGCCTGCGCGGCCTGCGCCTCGAGCCCTACGCCTACGGCGACGGCACGGTCGGCGCGCCGCCCAACCAGAAGATGTACTGGCCGGTCTACGCCAAGTGCGTGGAGCTCGGGCTTCCGGTGGCGATCCAGGTCGGACACACCGGGCCGCTGCTGCCCTCCGAGGCGGGGCGCCCGATCTACCTCGACGAGGTCGCCCTCGCCTTCCCGGAGCTCGTGATCCTCGGCTGCCACCTGGGCCAGCCCTGGCACGAGGAGATGATGATCCTCGCCTGGAAGCACCCGAACGTCTACATCGAGACCAGCGCGCGCGCGCCCAAGCACTGGCCCGAGTCCTTCGTGAAGTTCGCCGGCGGCTACGGCCAGGACAAGGTGCTCTGG
The sequence above is drawn from the Deltaproteobacteria bacterium genome and encodes:
- a CDS encoding AMP-binding protein; amino-acid sequence: MIHPYAHYPARAAQRWPERTALVDGERRRSYRELDERATRLARALVRLGLGPGERVAVLQENRIEYVETVIAVARAGGVLVPLLGALTGPEHAFLVEDAEARFVVALDAGAIARARQAAGARAAVLALGAGEGAGDLAALADRESAEPLAIDRAPGALAQILYTSGTTGHPKGVTHSYASVSAAMGAWAGLFAIGPEDRLLGQLALSHFGGRAMDACWIAGATLVILPGPDPKATLGAIAQHRVTLVLAIPTLLRMLLDHPDAPGADLSSLRAVVYAGAPASPALVRRSLERLGPVLHTGFGQTEAYGLNTWMGPAEHLAALEAGGERLASVGRECSAFAQVRIRSEDGRTLAPGEVGEICVCAPWTTPGFWKRPALDRERLSDGWLRTGDLGRMDEAGYVFLADRKEDKIITGGFNVYPAEVEAALAEHPAVAECAVFAVPDPKWGEAIRAAVTLRPAARATPEELLAFCKARLARFKVPKAIELRAELPKSGVGKILRRALREPYWKGEASGVHGAE
- a CDS encoding enoyl-CoA hydratase-related protein; the protein is MTIRFEREGPLAILTIDRPEVHNALDPETSRALAEAWIRFRDDDELRVAILTGAGERSFCAGADLRGVGAFYRSQTPAQRLRRAEQEPGLGGLTRNLAIDKPVLAAVNGHCLAGGLELALACDLRIAAEHASFGLPEVTRGIVPGAGGTQRLPRLVGPERALDLILTGRRIDAAEALRIGLVSRVVPPAELLAQARALAGAIADNAPLAVRAARAAVWRGLDLALEEGLRLEQLLAEPVRQSEDAQEGPRAFLEKRKPEWKGR
- a CDS encoding OB-fold domain-containing protein encodes the protein MAGAPPLPRPDPLTRPFWEACRRRELVVSRCEACGHAFLPPGPCCPRCWSRRLAWRRASGRGRVWSFAVYRRTYDPALPAPYVVALVELEEGARLVSNLVGCAPEAARVDLPVRVRFDEVGELVLPRFEPAPGEGERP
- a CDS encoding thiolase family protein → MSRRAVIAGVGHTAFGKLAGRTAWELEAEAAAGAVADAGLEPADVDGLLTDPGPAQGILDGITPHFLRLGAQLGLAPDFAGSELLGGAGSVAIVERAALAVEAGLCSVCLCVYGDSALSSPGSYGYGRGDEAAFGFFGAVGLHALAARRHLHRYGTRPEQLGAVAVAARAHAARTPHAQLRQPITIDDYLDSEPVVEPLRRLDCCLVSDGAAAVVVTTAERARDLGRPAARILGHAQAHRLATYTSPEHFETLPAARCGPRALARAGLGVADVDVALLYDCFTIVVLLQLEDYGFCKKGESGAFVEGGRIGPGGSLPLNPSGGLLAEGYGGGMLHVIEAVRQLRGEAEGRQVPDAEVALVSGHGLGMNTHATLVLGR
- a CDS encoding acyl-CoA dehydrogenase family protein — encoded protein: MAFPEWSEEHEAFRRTVRSFAAERIRPHAERWQADGHFPDALFREAGQLGLLGVRFDPAWGGSGLDYWYTVILVEELVRGRDLGCVVGLLVQCEMATSVIHAHGSDELRREWLVPAIRGERIAALGVTEPGGGSDVGSLRTSAKRDGDDYVVRGSKIFISNGARAHFVTLAVRTGEPGPGGVSLLVCPTDARGFSVGRRLEKVDLESSDTAELFFDDVRIPRRNLIGQEGHGFRYIMGAFQGERLVLATMMNALCRDVLEETLAYLAERRAFGQPIASMQAWRHRMADHMTELEASELLTYRAAGQLAARDPEGEVGVSMAKLYGAGLVRRLLLDCAHALGGYGFMKESYVARATRGVQNWGIGAGTSEIMREIIAKRRMPAAARA
- a CDS encoding TetR/AcrR family transcriptional regulator, encoding MSDHAAADAPGRTRDAILEAARRRFLRFGPRKTTVDEVAREAGCSRTTLYAHFRNKEDLYRSLLEQDAEAFIREASAVLEAEGNARRKIRRIVEITRRTYARNHVMRLALAGDAEMTLEPVAHAFTRDQERRIVDLLRQVLEQGVAEGSLRAVDPERVAYLMFHLGSFLVEREASGIGDYDFDEIMSVMDDVFSRGIASEAAPRGRRR
- a CDS encoding amidohydrolase family protein yields the protein MPETVRAIDAWATLVRPGTLDRWPAEFLSIFRRYGTLPLFERGMTVEEILDEMDAAGVERLLLSAFGYGNHHIITNEEVAEICGKHPDRFTGVGTVDPRGKPMDVVRQIERLATGLGLRGLRLEPYAYGDGTVGAPPNQKMYWPVYAKCVELGLPVAIQVGHTGPLLPSEAGRPIYLDEVALAFPELVILGCHLGQPWHEEMMILAWKHPNVYIETSARAPKHWPESFVKFAGGYGQDKVLWATDYPLLTFDRTLRELRALGVSDTAYRKIVRDNALRAFGLER